One part of the Microlunatus elymi genome encodes these proteins:
- a CDS encoding lysylphosphatidylglycerol synthase domain-containing protein — protein MPKRRTRPRRRWIWRLLLVALAVVVAIVIIDRVGAVDWSSVRDALSHLLWWQPLVLLVVVAGRQVLNAIPLHFYIEGVSIRRATQNDLGAILMSTVAPAPANYALRVAMFTSWGVAAARGLAGSTMNTLTLMIARFSVPLVGFVLLAVVGGDLSYRWIDLLSLLVAAAIVAAMSLVLHSDALARGVGSRAGRIAARFRRSVDPDAWAQSCVDFRSRISERFRYGFPRSLAGIVAMLAVDLSLLVLCLRFVGVSTSEAGIADIAIAYLFAFPLTILPFSGIGIVDSIIIAALVQSGGPAVEAPAFAGLVVWRVFTLGVPMLAGLAAIGLWRRTAGKGVQPT, from the coding sequence ATGCCGAAGAGGCGTACCCGGCCGCGACGTCGCTGGATCTGGCGGCTGCTGCTGGTCGCGTTGGCCGTCGTGGTCGCGATCGTGATCATCGACCGGGTCGGCGCGGTCGACTGGAGCTCGGTCCGGGATGCGCTCAGCCATCTGCTCTGGTGGCAGCCCCTGGTGCTGCTCGTCGTGGTGGCCGGCCGCCAGGTGCTCAACGCGATCCCGCTGCATTTCTACATCGAAGGTGTCTCGATCCGACGGGCGACGCAGAACGACCTGGGCGCGATCCTGATGTCGACGGTCGCGCCGGCACCGGCGAACTATGCCCTGAGAGTGGCGATGTTCACCTCCTGGGGCGTCGCGGCCGCCCGCGGTCTGGCCGGATCCACGATGAACACGCTGACCCTGATGATCGCGCGCTTCTCCGTGCCGCTGGTCGGCTTCGTACTGCTCGCCGTGGTCGGCGGCGACCTGTCCTACCGGTGGATCGACCTCCTCAGTTTGCTGGTGGCTGCCGCGATCGTGGCGGCCATGTCGTTGGTGCTGCACAGCGACGCGCTGGCGCGTGGAGTGGGCAGCCGGGCCGGCCGGATCGCCGCCAGGTTTCGGCGCAGCGTCGACCCGGATGCCTGGGCGCAGAGCTGCGTCGACTTCCGCAGCCGCATCTCGGAGCGCTTCCGGTACGGCTTTCCCCGGTCGCTGGCAGGAATCGTCGCCATGCTCGCCGTCGACCTGTCCCTCCTGGTGCTGTGCCTGCGATTCGTCGGTGTCTCCACCTCCGAGGCAGGAATCGCCGACATCGCCATCGCCTACCTGTTCGCCTTTCCGCTGACGATCCTGCCCTTCAGCGGGATCGGCATCGTCGACTCGATCATCATCGCCGCACTGGTCCAGTCCGGCGGTCCCGCCGTCGAGGCGCCGGCCTTCGCCGGCCTGGTCGTCTGGCGGGTCTTCACCCTCGGCGTGCCCATGCTGGCCGGACTGGCGGCGATCGGACTCTGGCGACGGACCGCCGGCAAAGGGGTCCAGCCGACCTGA
- a CDS encoding type IV toxin-antitoxin system AbiEi family antitoxin domain-containing protein, with product MAELGTTASTRDLRLRGYTPRDLGRLVRRGEIDRIRRGVYAEPQRQFAREDERQRDVHRRQVLAAVQQLALDACVSHLSAAVIHDLPVPPGLGAVHVTRSRQSGQGRVSENVHVHGAPLADSDLAVVDGILVTSIARTVIDSARMLPVGRGVAMADAALHLELTNKDELATVSSALGRRVGMPRARRVIELADERSESPGESLSRIGFLENHIPAPDLQRELFDDDGSLVARVDFDWDRYRLVGEFDGKIKYGRALRPGVPIEEIVYEEKLREDAIRELDRGVLRWTWADIFSGRMLEKVRRAIDRAAS from the coding sequence ATGGCAGAACTCGGGACGACGGCGTCGACGAGAGACCTGAGATTGCGCGGCTACACCCCGCGCGACCTGGGGCGGTTGGTACGCCGTGGAGAGATTGATCGCATTCGTCGCGGCGTGTACGCAGAACCGCAGCGACAGTTCGCGCGCGAGGACGAGCGGCAGCGGGATGTACACCGGCGACAGGTGCTCGCGGCCGTCCAGCAATTGGCCCTGGACGCGTGTGTCAGCCACCTGTCGGCAGCCGTGATCCATGACCTTCCGGTGCCGCCGGGTCTGGGAGCGGTTCATGTGACGCGTTCGCGGCAGAGCGGCCAGGGCCGGGTCAGCGAGAACGTACACGTTCACGGGGCGCCACTGGCCGACAGCGATCTTGCAGTTGTCGACGGCATCCTGGTCACGTCGATCGCCCGTACCGTGATCGACAGCGCACGGATGCTGCCAGTCGGCCGAGGGGTCGCGATGGCCGACGCGGCGCTGCACCTGGAGTTGACGAACAAGGATGAGCTCGCCACGGTCTCCAGCGCACTCGGCAGGCGGGTCGGGATGCCCCGTGCGCGGAGGGTGATCGAGTTGGCCGACGAGCGGAGCGAAAGTCCGGGAGAATCGCTGAGTCGAATCGGGTTTCTGGAGAACCACATCCCCGCGCCCGATCTCCAACGCGAGCTGTTCGACGACGACGGTTCCCTGGTCGCGCGCGTGGACTTCGACTGGGATCGCTACCGCCTGGTCGGTGAGTTCGACGGCAAGATCAAGTACGGCCGTGCGCTGCGTCCGGGCGTGCCGATCGAGGAGATCGTGTACGAGGAGAAGCTTCGCGAGGATGCAATCCGGGAGCTGGATCGTGGCGTCCTCAGATGGACCTGGGCCGACATCTTCAGTGGTCGCATGCTGGAGAAGGTCCGCCGCGCCATCGATCGCGCCGCCAGTTGA